The Armatimonadota bacterium genomic sequence CATTTATCGGCACGGCCAACCGACCGACTACGATCACCGTCAGCTCCAAGCCGACCAAGGATGCCGACGCTAAGGACGTGTTAGTGCGACCGATGGGCGGCGACGGCGGCCAGCGCTACCGGTGGGCCATCGAGCGCAATCGCAAGTACGTCGAAGAGAAGACCGGCGGGCGCGTGGGCTACATCTATGTGCCCGATACGGGCATCAACGGCCAAACCAACCTGGTGCGCCAATTCTACGGCCAAATGCACAAAGATGCGCTGATCATAGACGAGCGATGGAACGGCGGCGGACAGATTCCGACGCGCTTCATCGAACTGCTCAATCGACCGGTTACCAACTATTGGGCGCGTCGGGACGGCGTCGATTGGCCTTGGCCGCCCGATGCTCACTTTGGGCCCAAATGCATGCTGATCAACGGTCCGTCCGGCTCGGGCGGCGATGCCTTCCCCTACTACTTCAAGCAAGCAGGGCTGGGCAAGCTGATCGGTACGCGCACTTGGGGCGGATTGATCGGTTTGACGGGCACGCCCGGGCTGATCGACGGCAGTTCGCTCAGCGTGCCGACCTTCGGATTCTACGAGACGGACGGCACCTGGGGCATCGAGGGGCACGGCGTCGATCCGGACATTTTGGTATGGGACGATCCGGCCAAGATGCAGAACGGCGGCGATCCCCAGTTGGACGCGGCGATCCAGCATATGTTGGACGAGCTGCGGCGCAACCCCTACAAGGCGCCTGCCAAGCCGGCTTATCCCGACCGCAGTGGCCGAGGGATACCGAACAGGGATAAGTAGCGTCTACCCCCCCCCATCGCTGATGGGAGGGCGGTTTCGTAAGCGTCGCGGGCGGCGGAGAGAGAGAGGGCGAGAACGCCTTCGATGACGATCTCTTCGCCGCCCGTTTCGCCAATAGGCACAAAAGCGAGACCGAGGCGCTCTGCCAAGCGCTCAACGGCTTTTTCGTCTTGATAGCTGACGATCGCGCGGCTCTGCGTCTCGCCAAAGAGGCGACCGTCCAATCGACCCTGGCCGGGCATCTGCACGCTGGCTCCTACGCCGCCCATGATGCAGCACTCCGCCAGCGCTACGGCAAATCCGCCGTCCGAACAGTCGTGCGAGGATCGAAACAGGGTGGACGAGGCGCCCGAATGGAGAAACTTATGCAGTTTGGCTTCGCAATATAGATCGATCGGCGGCGGCAGGCCGTCCTCGATGCCGCAAACGACGCTGAGATACTCCGATGCGCCCAAGCCTTCAAGCCGATCGGCCGGAGTGGGCGCAGCCACAATCGCAATTCGATGGCCCGGTTGAAATCCTGCGCCAACTCGCCTGTCCACCTTTTTTAATACGCCCAGCGCGCCAATGGTCGGGGTGGGGAACACCTCGCCTAGCTCGCTCTCGTTATAGAAACTGACATTGCCCGACACGACAGGAGCGCCCAAAACGTCCGAAGCGGAAGCGATGCCCTCCACGCATCGCCAAAACTGCCAAAAGACCTCTGGACGCTGAGGGTTGCCAAAGTTAAGACAATCGGTGATTGCTTTTGGCTCGCCGCCTGTGCAGGCGACGTTGCGCAGCGCCTCGGCCACCGCAATTTGCGCCCCGACAAAAGGATCAAAGTAGCAGTAGCGGCCGTTGCCGTCGATCTTGACCGCGATCCCTTTTTCCGTGCCTTCCACGGCGATCACTGCCGCGTCGCCCTGTCCGGGCAAGAGTGCGGTGGCGGCTTGCACGGTGTGATCGTATTGGCGGTAGACCCAGCGCTTGCAGGCGATGTTGGGCGAGGCGAGCAGTTTGAGCAGGGCGCCTTTGGCATCGGCGACATCGGGGACGGCGTCCAGCGTGAAGGCTTTGGCCCGGCGGTAGTACTCCGGTTCTTCGATGGGCAGCCGATAGGTCGGGCATTCGTTGGTCAGCGCTTTGGAGGGTACGTCGGCCACGATCTCGCCCCGGTTTAACACGGTAACTTTTCCCGTATCGGTAACGCGGCCTATCTCGACGGCTTGAAGGTCCCATTTGGCGAAGACCGCTTTGGCGGCCTCTGCGTTTTGGGGCGTTACAAAGCAGAGCATCCGCTCTTGCGATTCCGAAAGCATAATCTCATAGGGCGTCATATCTTGTTCGCGCACGGGCACTTTGGCAACGTCGATCTCGACGCCCGTGTTCGATTTGGCGCTCGGTTCGCAGGTGGTGCAAGTGAGACCGGCGGCGCCCATGTCTTGCATCCCAGAGATCAAACCCTTCTCGATTGCCTCCAGGCAGGCCTCGATCAGCAGTTTTTCCATAAAGGGATCGCCGATCTGCACGTTCGGGCGCTTCTCCTCAGAATCTTCTCCCAGGGCGACGCTGGCAAAGGTTGCGCCGTGTATGCCGTCTCGCCCGGTCCTTGCGCCTACGTAAAGCACGATGCTGCCCGGTTCGTCCGCTCGGGCATAGGTGATCATCTCGCGCTTGACGATTCCCACAGCCATGGCGTTCACCAACGGATTGCCGCTGTAGCGCGGATGGAAGCTGACTTCGCCCGCTACCGTCGGCACGCCGATACAGTTGCCATAGCCGCCGATGCCGGCTACGGCCTGTTCGAAGAGGTAGCGGTTTCTTGCGTCGTCCAACGGTCCAAATCGTAACGAGTTGAGCAGGGCGACGGGCCGCGCGCCCATGGTAAAGATGTCCCGAACGATGCCCCCGACTCCGGTCGCAGCGCCCTGAAAAGGCTCGACGGCGGTCGGATGGTTGTGGCTTTCAACCTTCATCGCCACGCCCAGGTCTTCCGTCAGCGATATAAGCCCCGCGTTCTCAAATCCGCCCGCGTCTTGCGCTTCGCGATAGTTTTTGAACAGGCGCAAGGCGGGCCGGGAGAACTTGTATCCGCAATGCTCCGACCACATGACGGAAAACATGCCCAATTCGGTCTCGGTCGGCTCGCGCCCTATCAGTTGGACGATCTTTTCGTATTCGTCGTCATTGAGACCCAGCTGTCGCCAAGTTTCGGGAGATCGCATTGCTCCAATGTTACCCGGCGGCTAAAACGTGATAGAATCTAATTCGTTATGAAACTCTTTTTGGCATTCTGCATGGTTTTGGGCTTTGCGTTTGCTCAGCAGCCGTCGCTCGCGCTGAACCGATACGAAGGCTCGACCGTGCTATTGCCGAGAATGGAGGCCAGGGCGCTCAATCCGCAGAACCTTGCCGATCAGGTTATGGGGCAGGTGGCGCAGATCGGCGGCGCGGACGGTTGCACGGTTCACGGCGGGGCGTCGTTTATCACCCTTTTGCGCGTGGGCGGCAACGCAGAAGTAACTTGGGAGCGCGGTCCGGCCTCGCCCAACGGCGAGGGCAAGGTCTATCTCAATGCGACGATTTTGCCGACGGGACAGATCCTGATCAACGGCGGGATGAAGAAGCCCAACGATTGCGACTGGACGTGGGAAGACGTCAGCTACTCCACTTGGCTCTATCGAGCAGGCGAGAACGGGCAATGGGGATTTGGCGCCGGCGCGCTGATCCCGCTGGCCGACGCTCCGCGGGGCGATACGGACAAGGCGATTCAGGATTGCTTTGGCTCTAATGCGCGGTTAGGCGGTCAGCATGGCACGCCGGACGCCATGCGCGCTTACGGATCGACCACCGTGCTGTTGGCGGACAGCAGTCTGTTGTCTGCGGGCACCAACATGGTTCGCCACCGCCACGGTCCAGAAGTCGAGTGCGACAAATACGTTTCCCGCTCGCCGACGCTGTTTTTCCCGCCTTACGCCTATCGTCCCGGCACGAACGAGAAGCGCACAGCCGACGAGCGACCCAGAATCCTATCGATTCCCCGAGAAGAGACCTGGGCCTACGGCGAGGTTGCCAAGATCAAGTACGCTAAGGCGAAGGGCGATTACGCGGCGGAGATCAAGTCGGTGGCGCTGGTGCGGCCGTCCAGCGTCTCTCGTTCGGTCAACTCCGACCAGATGCTGGTGCGATGCCACTTTCGGGTCGACGGAGATACGGTCGAGGCCGCCATGCCTTGGGATCCAAAGATCGCCCCGCCGGGGTGGTACATGCTGTTTCTGGTCGATGCGAACGACGCGCCGAGCGAAGCAGGCTGGGTGCGGATCGATACCTACATGGGCGCCACGATCGA encodes the following:
- the purL gene encoding phosphoribosylformylglycinamidine synthase subunit PurL; its protein translation is MRSPETWRQLGLNDDEYEKIVQLIGREPTETELGMFSVMWSEHCGYKFSRPALRLFKNYREAQDAGGFENAGLISLTEDLGVAMKVESHNHPTAVEPFQGAATGVGGIVRDIFTMGARPVALLNSLRFGPLDDARNRYLFEQAVAGIGGYGNCIGVPTVAGEVSFHPRYSGNPLVNAMAVGIVKREMITYARADEPGSIVLYVGARTGRDGIHGATFASVALGEDSEEKRPNVQIGDPFMEKLLIEACLEAIEKGLISGMQDMGAAGLTCTTCEPSAKSNTGVEIDVAKVPVREQDMTPYEIMLSESQERMLCFVTPQNAEAAKAVFAKWDLQAVEIGRVTDTGKVTVLNRGEIVADVPSKALTNECPTYRLPIEEPEYYRRAKAFTLDAVPDVADAKGALLKLLASPNIACKRWVYRQYDHTVQAATALLPGQGDAAVIAVEGTEKGIAVKIDGNGRYCYFDPFVGAQIAVAEALRNVACTGGEPKAITDCLNFGNPQRPEVFWQFWRCVEGIASASDVLGAPVVSGNVSFYNESELGEVFPTPTIGALGVLKKVDRRVGAGFQPGHRIAIVAAPTPADRLEGLGASEYLSVVCGIEDGLPPPIDLYCEAKLHKFLHSGASSTLFRSSHDCSDGGFAVALAECCIMGGVGASVQMPGQGRLDGRLFGETQSRAIVSYQDEKAVERLAERLGLAFVPIGETGGEEIVIEGVLALSLSAARDAYETALPSAMGGGRRYLSLFGIPRPLRSG
- a CDS encoding DUF1929 domain-containing protein; the encoded protein is MKLFLAFCMVLGFAFAQQPSLALNRYEGSTVLLPRMEARALNPQNLADQVMGQVAQIGGADGCTVHGGASFITLLRVGGNAEVTWERGPASPNGEGKVYLNATILPTGQILINGGMKKPNDCDWTWEDVSYSTWLYRAGENGQWGFGAGALIPLADAPRGDTDKAIQDCFGSNARLGGQHGTPDAMRAYGSTTVLLADSSLLSAGTNMVRHRHGPEVECDKYVSRSPTLFFPPYAYRPGTNEKRTADERPRILSIPREETWAYGEVAKIKYAKAKGDYAAEIKSVALVRPSSVSRSVNSDQMLVRCHFRVDGDTVEAAMPWDPKIAPPGWYMLFLVDANDAPSEAGWVRIDTYMGATIEGVFEDYKGFDSPVRVEIRELDADTYLGEHALPVSRINEGGRFQIRALASIRHGKYRVHIKPFGDWQGKTVETELTGDRRLDVGTIKKRP